In the Chroococcidiopsis sp. SAG 2025 genome, one interval contains:
- a CDS encoding pitrilysin family protein encodes MMHQIVRFIRSILSTFKIWQRLLAILTIVTILFWVVCSETALAEIGSREQGAGSREAEIGSREQGAGSREALIPNSEFRIPNSAPLKSIQPYYKRVSQDLTEFRLSNGMKFIVLERHQAPVVSFLTYADVGGVNEPVGKTGVAHFLEHLAFKGTTRIGTRNYIVEKPLLEQLDKLAAEITAAKAAKKEAEVTKLQAQFERVEAEAAQLIKQNELGQIVEQAGGVGLNANTSTEATRYFYSFPANKLEMWMSLESERFLEPVFREFYKEKDVILEERRLRVENSPIGQMVEKFLDTAYQVHPYKRPVIGYEQDIRNLTRADVQQFFDTYYIPSQLTIAIVGDVNPQQVKQLAQVYFGRYRAKAAPPKLTTVEPKQQKTREVTLKLPTQPWYLEGYHCPAINDPDYVVYETIGRLLSNGRTSRLYQSLVEKQRLALAAQGSSGFPGNKYENLMLFYALTAPGHTVDEVGTAMRKEIERLKTEPVSAMELERVKTQAKADLLRSLDSNMGMAQLLLEYEVKTGSWQNLFKELEAISQVSSADIQRVARRTFIPENRTVGRLLSS; translated from the coding sequence ATGATGCATCAGATCGTACGTTTTATCCGCTCAATTTTATCCACATTTAAGATCTGGCAACGCTTGCTTGCCATATTAACAATTGTAACTATCTTGTTTTGGGTTGTCTGTTCGGAAACAGCTTTAGCTGAAATAGGGAGCAGGGAGCAGGGAGCAGGGAGTAGGGAAGCTGAAATAGGGAGCAGGGAGCAGGGAGCAGGGAGTAGGGAAGCTTTAATTCCGAATTCCGAATTCCGAATTCCGAATTCTGCTCCATTGAAGTCAATCCAACCTTATTACAAACGGGTAAGTCAGGATTTAACTGAATTTCGTCTCAGTAATGGGATGAAGTTTATTGTCTTGGAACGCCATCAAGCACCAGTTGTATCTTTTCTGACCTATGCTGATGTGGGCGGAGTCAACGAACCAGTAGGTAAGACGGGTGTGGCTCACTTTTTGGAGCATTTGGCATTTAAAGGCACGACGCGGATCGGTACGCGAAACTACATCGTAGAAAAACCGCTGTTAGAACAATTAGACAAATTAGCAGCAGAAATTACCGCAGCGAAAGCAGCGAAAAAAGAGGCAGAAGTTACCAAATTACAAGCGCAATTTGAGCGAGTAGAAGCTGAAGCAGCTCAGTTAATCAAACAAAATGAGTTAGGGCAAATTGTCGAACAAGCTGGTGGTGTAGGTTTAAATGCTAACACTTCGACAGAAGCAACGCGGTATTTTTACAGCTTTCCTGCTAACAAACTAGAAATGTGGATGTCGTTGGAATCGGAACGATTTCTCGAACCCGTATTTCGGGAATTTTACAAAGAAAAAGATGTCATTTTAGAAGAACGACGGCTGCGGGTAGAAAATTCGCCCATCGGACAAATGGTGGAAAAGTTCCTCGATACTGCTTATCAAGTTCATCCTTACAAGCGTCCTGTCATCGGTTACGAACAAGATATCCGCAACTTAACGCGGGCTGACGTGCAGCAGTTTTTCGATACTTATTACATACCGAGTCAATTAACGATCGCAATTGTCGGTGATGTGAATCCCCAACAGGTAAAACAGCTAGCTCAAGTTTATTTTGGACGCTATCGCGCTAAGGCTGCTCCTCCCAAGTTGACAACAGTAGAACCAAAGCAGCAAAAAACGCGAGAAGTAACGCTCAAATTACCGACTCAACCTTGGTATTTAGAAGGCTATCACTGTCCGGCAATTAACGATCCAGATTATGTGGTTTATGAAACGATTGGCAGGTTATTAAGTAACGGACGCACATCGCGGCTTTATCAATCTTTAGTAGAAAAGCAACGCCTAGCTTTAGCAGCTCAAGGTAGCAGTGGATTTCCAGGGAATAAATATGAAAATTTAATGCTATTTTATGCTTTAACAGCTCCAGGGCATACAGTTGATGAAGTGGGGACAGCGATGAGAAAAGAAATCGAGCGCCTCAAAACCGAACCAGTTTCAGCAATGGAATTGGAGCGAGTCAAAACACAAGCTAAAGCAGATTTATTGCGATCGCTCGACTCAAATATGGGGATGGCACAGTTGTTGTTAGAGTACGAAGTCAAAACAGGTTCCTGGCAAAATTTATTTAAAGAACTAGAAGCGATTTCTCAGGTGTCGTCAGCCGATATTCAACGAGTTGCCCGACGAACTTTCATCCCCGAAAATCGTACGGTCGGGCGGTTATTATCTTCTTGA
- a CDS encoding TetR/AcrR family transcriptional regulator yields the protein MQVFNRASQPADSSRDRILQAAQRLFARQGFDGTTTRDLAQAAGVAEGTLFRHFSNKKAILVEVATQGWVEILTDLLTELSEMGSYKAVAQVMQRRMWNFQKNADLMRVCFMEAQFHPDLRDRVQSEVIGKMTDVAEAFFQTAMERGIYRPMNPRIVAQVFLGMFAISGFSHNTLMEPNASPQQMKEMAEGLADIFLNGVLVKSH from the coding sequence ATGCAAGTTTTCAACCGTGCTTCACAGCCAGCAGATTCTTCTCGCGATCGCATTTTACAAGCGGCGCAGCGATTGTTCGCGCGTCAAGGGTTCGACGGTACGACGACCCGCGACTTAGCACAAGCTGCTGGTGTGGCGGAAGGTACGCTGTTTCGTCACTTTTCTAATAAAAAAGCAATTTTGGTAGAAGTTGCAACCCAAGGATGGGTAGAAATTCTCACCGATCTGCTGACGGAATTGAGCGAAATGGGTAGCTATAAAGCTGTAGCACAAGTGATGCAGCGGCGAATGTGGAACTTTCAGAAAAATGCCGATTTGATGCGGGTTTGCTTCATGGAAGCCCAATTTCACCCAGATTTACGCGATCGCGTCCAATCTGAGGTGATCGGCAAAATGACGGATGTAGCTGAGGCTTTCTTTCAAACAGCAATGGAACGTGGTATTTACCGTCCGATGAATCCGCGCATTGTCGCCCAAGTATTCTTAGGCATGTTTGCCATCTCTGGTTTCAGCCACAACACGTTAATGGAACCCAACGCCTCCCCACAACAAATGAAAGAGATGGCGGAAGGACTGGCAGATATTTTTCTTAATGGGGTTTTAGTAAAAAGTCATTAG
- a CDS encoding aminopeptidase P family protein has translation MTHDTEVETLRQRRQQLADRLDVPVILWSGRSSARNFPANCFPFRASSHFLYFAGIPLEMAAIRLEAGKMTLFVDDPKPESALWHGEMPSRTDIATQIGADAALPMSELESHAVGAATIAAQDTMTALQQSRILNRPVSPAKVLQGIDLDLAQAIVALRLSHDRAALTQLRQAADVTVQAHIAGMAVTTNASWEADVRATMEHVILANNMSCAYTSIVTVHGEVLHNDRYHHPMQLGDLLLVDVGAETSTGWAADVTRTWAVSGQFSATQRAVYDVVLAAHDACIAKIRPGVEYQDLHLLAATVIAQGLVDLGILRGQPEDLVEMDAHALFFPHGIGHLLGLDVHDMEDLGDIAGYEEGRKRSDRFGLNYLRLNRPLRPGMLVTIEPGFYQVPAILTDRDRREKYRDVVNWERLAQFADVRGIRIEDDVLVTETGREVLTAALPTKATAVEALVQGDLSQLEAVYS, from the coding sequence ATGACTCATGACACTGAAGTTGAAACTCTGCGGCAGCGGCGACAGCAACTAGCAGATCGCCTTGATGTGCCAGTTATACTATGGTCGGGACGCAGCAGCGCGCGTAATTTTCCTGCTAATTGCTTTCCGTTTCGAGCGAGCAGTCACTTTCTCTATTTTGCTGGTATTCCCCTGGAAATGGCAGCTATTCGCTTAGAAGCGGGAAAAATGACGTTATTTGTAGACGATCCGAAACCAGAAAGCGCCCTCTGGCATGGAGAAATGCCCAGCAGAACAGACATTGCAACTCAGATTGGTGCAGATGCAGCTTTACCCATGAGCGAGTTGGAATCTCATGCTGTGGGGGCAGCTACTATTGCCGCACAGGATACCATGACCGCTCTCCAACAGTCTCGCATCCTTAACCGTCCAGTTTCACCAGCGAAGGTATTGCAAGGCATTGATTTGGATTTAGCTCAAGCAATTGTAGCACTGCGGCTCAGTCACGATCGCGCTGCCTTAACTCAATTACGGCAAGCTGCTGACGTGACGGTACAAGCTCATATTGCTGGTATGGCAGTTACAACTAACGCCTCATGGGAAGCAGATGTGCGCGCCACAATGGAACACGTCATTCTTGCTAATAACATGAGCTGTGCTTATACCAGTATCGTGACGGTGCATGGAGAGGTGTTGCATAACGATCGCTATCATCACCCGATGCAGTTGGGCGACTTGTTACTGGTGGATGTAGGGGCAGAAACATCTACGGGTTGGGCGGCGGATGTCACCCGCACTTGGGCTGTATCTGGGCAATTCTCAGCCACTCAACGGGCGGTTTACGATGTCGTGTTAGCAGCACACGATGCTTGCATTGCCAAAATTCGTCCCGGCGTAGAGTATCAAGATCTACATTTGCTAGCGGCGACGGTTATTGCTCAAGGTTTGGTCGATCTAGGCATTTTGCGCGGTCAACCGGAAGATTTAGTCGAAATGGATGCCCACGCCCTATTTTTTCCCCACGGTATCGGGCATTTGTTAGGTTTAGATGTCCACGATATGGAAGATTTAGGGGATATTGCTGGATATGAGGAAGGGCGCAAACGCAGCGATCGCTTTGGGTTAAATTATTTACGGTTGAATCGTCCTCTCCGTCCTGGAATGTTAGTGACGATCGAACCAGGATTTTATCAAGTCCCGGCAATTTTAACCGATCGCGATCGGCGGGAAAAGTATCGAGATGTCGTGAATTGGGAACGCTTGGCTCAATTTGCCGACGTGCGCGGAATTCGGATCGAAGATGACGTGTTAGTTACCGAAACAGGTAGAGAAGTATTGACGGCGGCATTACCGACGAAAGCAACGGCGGTGGAGGCTTTGGTTCAGGGGGACTTGTCTCAGTTAGAGGCTGTTTATAGTTAG
- a CDS encoding Mo-dependent nitrogenase C-terminal domain-containing protein, translating into MNVSRLHRSQIDLLLPIRQWLESIKIADSGIAHLVCQVIPARCPFERKIQLFNRTLLYIPPLCKLNPLYEQLVELRYKSLCYLADECGEDVTSYC; encoded by the coding sequence ATGAACGTTTCAAGATTACATCGCTCTCAAATCGATCTACTCCTACCAATTCGCCAGTGGCTTGAATCGATAAAAATCGCCGATTCTGGCATAGCGCACTTAGTGTGTCAAGTTATTCCTGCTCGTTGTCCATTCGAGCGCAAAATTCAACTGTTTAATCGCACCTTGCTGTATATTCCACCTCTATGCAAGCTAAATCCTCTCTACGAGCAATTAGTTGAACTGCGCTACAAATCCTTATGTTATTTAGCAGATGAATGCGGTGAAGATGTCACTAGTTACTGCTAA